In Pseudomonas hamedanensis, a single window of DNA contains:
- the ssuD gene encoding FMNH2-dependent alkanesulfonate monooxygenase, which translates to MSLNIFWFLPTHGDGHYLGTAEGARAVDHGYLQQVAQAADRLGFGGVLIPTGRSCEDSWLVAASLIPVTQRLKFLVALRPGIISPTVAARQAATLDRLSGGRALFNLVTGGDPEELAGDGLFLNHEERYQASVEFTRIWRRVLEGETVDYDGEHISVKGAKLLYPPIQQPRPPLYFGGSSEAAQDLAAEQVEMVLTWGEPPAAVAEKIAQVRAKAAKLGRTVRFGIRLHVIVRETNAEAWQAADRLISHLDDDTIKRAQASLARFDSVGQQRMAALHGGSRDNLEVSPNLWAGVGLVRGGAGTALVGDGPTVAARVKEYADLGIDTFIFSGYPHLEESYRVAELLFPHLDVERPELPKSAGYVSPFGEMVANDILPKAASQS; encoded by the coding sequence ATGAGCCTCAATATCTTCTGGTTCCTGCCTACCCACGGCGATGGCCATTATCTCGGTACCGCCGAAGGCGCCCGCGCGGTGGATCACGGCTATTTGCAACAGGTCGCGCAAGCGGCGGATCGTCTCGGCTTCGGCGGTGTGCTGATTCCCACCGGGCGTTCTTGCGAAGATTCGTGGCTGGTCGCGGCCTCGCTGATCCCGGTGACCCAGCGTTTGAAATTCCTCGTCGCCCTGCGTCCCGGGATCATTTCCCCGACGGTCGCGGCGCGGCAGGCAGCGACGCTGGATCGTCTGTCCGGCGGGCGCGCGCTGTTCAATCTGGTCACCGGTGGCGACCCGGAAGAACTGGCCGGTGATGGTCTGTTCCTCAACCATGAAGAACGCTATCAGGCCTCGGTGGAATTCACCCGCATCTGGCGCCGCGTGCTGGAAGGCGAGACCGTCGATTACGATGGCGAACACATCAGCGTCAAAGGCGCCAAGCTGCTCTATCCGCCGATTCAGCAACCGCGTCCGCCACTGTACTTCGGTGGTTCATCGGAAGCGGCGCAGGATCTGGCGGCCGAGCAAGTGGAAATGGTCCTGACCTGGGGGGAGCCGCCGGCTGCAGTGGCCGAGAAGATCGCACAAGTGCGGGCCAAAGCCGCCAAGCTTGGGCGCACCGTGCGTTTCGGCATTCGTCTGCATGTGATCGTGCGTGAAACCAACGCTGAAGCCTGGCAAGCGGCGGATCGGCTGATCTCGCACCTGGACGACGACACCATCAAGCGTGCCCAGGCTTCGCTGGCGCGTTTCGATTCGGTCGGCCAGCAACGCATGGCCGCGCTGCACGGCGGTAGTCGCGATAATCTCGAAGTCAGCCCCAACCTCTGGGCCGGTGTCGGTCTGGTGCGCGGTGGTGCAGGCACGGCACTGGTCGGCGATGGCCCGACCGTGGCGGCGCGGGTCAAGGAATACGCCGATCTGGGCATCGACACCTTCATCTTCTCCGGTTATCCACACCTTGAAGAATCGTATCGCGTGGCAGAACTGCTGTTTCCGCACCTCGACGTCGAGCGCCCGGAACTGCCGAAAAGCGCCGGTTATGTCAGCCCGTTCGGCGAGATGGTCGCCAACGACATCCTGCCCAAAGCCGCATCGCAGAGCTGA
- a CDS encoding sulfonate ABC transporter substrate-binding protein, with product MRTVFLRRGLVALFAAAVSFGAITQAQAETLRIGYQKYGTLVLLKAKGTLEKRLAAQGVDVQWTEFPGGPQLLEGLNVGSIDFGVTGETPPVFAQAAGADLLYVAYEPPAPNSEAILVPKDSPIKSVAGLKGKKVALNKGSNVHYLLVRALEDAGLKYTDIQTVFLPPADARAAFERGSVDAWVIWDPYQAAAEKQLQAHTLRDGKGIVDNHQFYLATKPYAQKNPEVIKTLVEEVRAVGEWSKANPEDVTQQVAPLLGLPADITLTSVKRQGYGALFLTPEVVAAQQKIADTFFQLKLIPKPLSIKDVIWTPPAAVATAQ from the coding sequence ATGCGCACTGTATTTTTGCGTCGTGGTCTGGTCGCTCTGTTTGCTGCGGCTGTGTCCTTCGGCGCCATCACTCAAGCCCAGGCCGAGACGCTTCGGATCGGTTATCAAAAGTACGGCACCCTGGTGCTGCTCAAAGCCAAAGGCACCCTGGAAAAACGTCTCGCCGCGCAAGGCGTCGACGTGCAGTGGACTGAATTCCCCGGCGGCCCGCAACTGCTGGAAGGCCTCAACGTCGGCTCGATCGACTTCGGCGTGACCGGCGAGACGCCGCCCGTATTCGCCCAAGCGGCCGGCGCCGATCTGCTCTACGTCGCCTATGAACCGCCGGCGCCGAACAGCGAAGCGATCCTCGTGCCGAAAGACTCGCCGATCAAATCGGTGGCCGGTCTGAAGGGCAAGAAAGTCGCCCTGAACAAAGGCTCCAACGTGCATTACCTGCTGGTGCGCGCACTGGAAGACGCCGGCCTCAAATACACCGATATCCAGACTGTATTCCTGCCGCCAGCCGACGCCCGCGCTGCGTTCGAGCGCGGCAGTGTCGACGCGTGGGTTATCTGGGATCCGTACCAGGCTGCCGCCGAAAAGCAATTGCAGGCGCACACCCTGCGCGACGGCAAAGGCATCGTCGACAACCACCAGTTCTATCTCGCGACCAAACCTTACGCGCAGAAAAATCCCGAGGTGATCAAGACCCTCGTCGAAGAAGTGCGCGCCGTGGGCGAGTGGTCGAAAGCCAATCCTGAAGACGTGACCCAACAGGTCGCGCCACTGCTCGGCCTGCCGGCGGACATCACCCTGACCTCGGTGAAACGCCAGGGTTACGGTGCGCTGTTCCTGACTCCGGAAGTGGTCGCCGCGCAACAGAAAATCGCCGACACGTTCTTCCAGCTCAAGCTGATTCCCAAGCCGTTGAGCATCAAGGACGTGATCTGGACCCCACCGGCCGCTGTGGCTACCGCGCAGTAA
- the ssuE gene encoding NADPH-dependent FMN reductase has protein sequence MLVVSLGGSPSLRSRSGVLLERSQRWLQQQGVEVVSYQVRDFPAEDLLHARFDSPKVLDLLQQIENADGLLIATPVYKASFSGALKTLLDLLPERALNHKIVLPMATGGSIAHMLVVDYALKPVLSALKAQEMLQGIFAEDSQIAYGEGSAAAQLAPALEQRLHEALDQFIGAMARRPKPLEPGLLNERLLSARWSI, from the coding sequence ATGCTGGTCGTCTCACTCGGTGGCAGCCCCAGCCTGCGCTCCCGTTCCGGGGTGCTGCTGGAGCGTTCGCAACGCTGGTTGCAACAGCAAGGGGTGGAAGTGGTGAGTTATCAGGTGCGGGACTTCCCGGCCGAGGACTTGCTCCACGCCCGCTTCGACAGCCCGAAGGTCCTCGACCTGCTGCAACAGATCGAAAACGCCGACGGCCTGCTCATCGCTACCCCGGTGTACAAGGCCTCGTTTTCCGGGGCGCTGAAAACCCTGCTGGATCTGCTGCCCGAGCGCGCCTTGAACCACAAGATAGTCTTGCCGATGGCCACCGGTGGCAGCATCGCCCACATGCTGGTCGTCGATTACGCCCTCAAGCCTGTGCTGTCGGCGCTGAAAGCCCAGGAAATGCTTCAGGGCATTTTTGCCGAGGACAGCCAGATCGCTTACGGCGAAGGCAGTGCCGCCGCGCAACTGGCGCCGGCACTGGAGCAACGGTTGCACGAGGCGCTGGACCAGTTCATCGGCGCCATGGCGCGCCGGCCGAAACCGCTGGAGCCGGGCCTGCTGAATGAACGTTTGTTGAGTGCTCGCTGGAGCATTTAA
- the ssuC gene encoding aliphatic sulfonate ABC transporter permease SsuC → MKKFIHSLAPWALPVLLLAVWQLSVSAGWLSTRILPAPVAVIEAGVSLVRSGEIWTHLAISGWRAALGFTIGGSIGLVLGFITGLSKWGERLLDSSVQMIRNVPHLALIPLVILWFGIDESAKIFLVALGTLFPIYLNTYHGIRNVDPALVEMARSYGLSGFSLFWQVILPGALPSILVGVRFALGFMWLTLIVAETISASSGIGYLAMNAREFLQTDVVVLAILLYAVLGKLADLAARGLERVWLRWHPAYQVVKGGAA, encoded by the coding sequence ATGAAGAAATTTATCCACAGCCTCGCGCCTTGGGCGTTGCCGGTGTTGCTGCTGGCGGTGTGGCAGTTGTCGGTGTCGGCGGGCTGGCTGTCGACACGGATTCTGCCGGCGCCGGTAGCGGTGATCGAGGCCGGCGTCAGTCTGGTGCGCAGCGGCGAGATCTGGACGCATCTGGCGATCAGCGGGTGGCGCGCGGCACTGGGTTTCACCATCGGCGGCAGCATTGGCCTGGTGCTGGGTTTTATCACGGGTCTGTCGAAGTGGGGTGAACGCCTGCTCGACAGCTCGGTGCAGATGATCCGCAACGTGCCGCATCTGGCGCTGATTCCATTGGTGATCCTGTGGTTCGGCATCGACGAGTCAGCGAAGATTTTTCTGGTGGCGCTGGGTACGTTGTTCCCGATTTATCTCAATACGTATCACGGCATCCGCAACGTCGATCCGGCGCTGGTGGAGATGGCGCGCAGTTATGGCTTGAGCGGTTTCAGCCTGTTCTGGCAGGTGATTCTGCCGGGGGCGCTGCCATCGATTCTGGTCGGCGTGCGCTTCGCCCTGGGCTTCATGTGGCTGACGCTGATCGTCGCCGAAACCATCTCGGCCAGCTCGGGCATCGGCTATCTGGCGATGAACGCCCGCGAGTTCTTGCAAACCGACGTGGTGGTACTGGCGATCCTGCTTTACGCCGTGCTCGGCAAACTCGCCGACCTTGCGGCTCGTGGACTTGAACG
- a CDS encoding peroxiredoxin, translating to MSLRLGDIAPDFEQDSSAGKIRFHEWLGDSWGVLFSHPADFTPVCTTELGFTAKLKDEFNKRGVKAIALSVDPVDSHHKWIEDINETQNTIVNFPILADADRKVSDLYDLIHPNANDTLTVRSLFVIDPNKKIRLTITYPASTGRNFHEILRVIDSLQLTDNYKVATPANWQDGEEVVIVPSLKDEEEIRQRFPKGYRAVKPYLRLTPQPNK from the coding sequence ATGAGCCTCAGACTCGGCGACATCGCCCCCGATTTCGAACAAGACTCCAGCGCCGGCAAGATTCGTTTCCACGAATGGCTGGGCGATAGCTGGGGCGTGCTGTTTTCCCATCCGGCGGATTTCACCCCTGTGTGCACCACCGAGCTGGGCTTCACTGCCAAGCTCAAGGATGAGTTCAACAAGCGTGGCGTAAAGGCCATTGCGCTGTCGGTGGACCCGGTGGACTCGCACCACAAGTGGATCGAAGACATCAACGAAACCCAGAACACCATCGTCAACTTTCCGATCCTGGCCGATGCCGATCGCAAGGTTTCCGATCTGTACGACCTGATCCACCCGAACGCCAATGACACCCTGACCGTGCGTTCGCTGTTTGTCATCGACCCGAACAAGAAGATCCGCCTGACCATCACCTACCCGGCGAGCACCGGGCGCAATTTCCACGAGATCCTGCGGGTGATCGATTCGCTGCAACTCACCGACAACTACAAAGTGGCCACGCCAGCCAATTGGCAGGACGGTGAAGAGGTGGTGATCGTGCCGTCGCTCAAGGACGAGGAAGAAATCAGGCAGCGCTTCCCGAAAGGCTATCGTGCGGTGAAGCCGTACCTGCGCCTGACGCCGCAACCGAACAAATAA